One Amorphoplanes digitatis genomic window carries:
- a CDS encoding alpha-ketoacid dehydrogenase subunit beta has protein sequence MMSETLTLGKALNHGLRRALENDPKVVIMGEDVGKLGGVFRITDGLQKDFGDDRVIDTPLAEAGIIGTAVGLAIRGYRPVCEIQFDGFVFPAYNQIVAQVAKMYYRSRGNVRLPIVIRIPYGGGIGAVEHHSESPEAYFAHTPGLKVVTCSNPADAYGMIQQSIDSDDPIVFFEPKRRYWDKGEVDLDAPASFPLHASRVAREGSDATVIAYGPMVKTALDAAQAAAEDGRTLEVIDLRTLSPLDLGPVYDSVRKTGRAVVVHEAPGNLGLGAEIAARITQECFYSLEAPVLRVSGYDVPYPAARVEEEYLPDLDRVLDAVDRSFGW, from the coding sequence CTGATGTCCGAGACTCTGACCCTAGGTAAGGCCCTGAACCACGGCCTGCGCCGCGCGCTCGAGAACGACCCCAAGGTCGTCATCATGGGCGAGGACGTCGGCAAGCTCGGCGGCGTCTTCCGGATCACCGACGGCCTCCAGAAGGACTTCGGCGACGACCGCGTCATCGACACCCCGCTGGCCGAGGCCGGCATCATCGGCACCGCGGTCGGCCTGGCCATCCGCGGCTACCGGCCGGTCTGCGAGATCCAGTTCGACGGGTTCGTCTTCCCGGCGTACAACCAGATCGTCGCCCAGGTCGCGAAGATGTACTACCGCTCGCGCGGCAACGTCCGGCTGCCGATCGTCATCCGGATCCCGTATGGCGGCGGCATCGGCGCGGTGGAGCACCACTCCGAGTCGCCCGAGGCGTACTTCGCGCACACCCCCGGCCTCAAGGTCGTGACCTGCTCGAACCCGGCCGACGCGTACGGAATGATCCAGCAGTCGATCGACTCCGACGACCCGATCGTGTTCTTCGAGCCGAAGCGCCGCTACTGGGACAAGGGCGAGGTCGACCTCGACGCTCCGGCCTCGTTCCCGCTGCACGCGTCGCGGGTCGCCCGCGAGGGCTCGGACGCCACCGTCATCGCCTACGGCCCGATGGTCAAGACGGCCCTGGACGCGGCGCAGGCCGCGGCCGAGGACGGGCGCACGCTCGAGGTCATCGACCTGCGCACCCTCTCGCCGCTCGACCTGGGCCCGGTGTACGACTCCGTCCGCAAGACGGGCCGTGCCGTTGTCGTGCACGAGGCCCCCGGCAACCTCGGCCTCGGCGCCGAGATCGCCGCCCGGATCACCCAGGAGTGCTTCTACTCCCTCGAGGCGCCGGTCCTGCGGGTCTCGGGCTACGACGTGCCCTACCCGGCCGCGCGCGTCGAGGAGGAGTACCTGCCCGACCTGGACCGGGTGCTCGACGCCGTCGACCGCTCGTTCGGCTGGTGA